Genomic DNA from Halobaculum sp. MBLA0147:
TAGTTGCGCATGTGAGCGATCACGACGTGCGTCTCGTTCAGCGGATCGGCGTCGTGGGTGTCCGTGTACGGCAGCTCCTCGGTCCACACCGTCTCGCCGGTCGTCGTGTTCAACTCGTACAACAGCGTCGTTCCACGCCGCGTCGCGGTGACGAAGAGGTTGCCGTTGCCCAGCGGGTCCACGTCGTACGACCAGACGACGCCGGGGTCCGACGCGCTGCGTTTGACCCACAGCACGCGTCCCTCGGGCCCGAACGCGACGAGTCGTGCGGCGGTCTTCCCGCCGTCGGCACCGAACCGGGCCCCCTGGACGCTGACGACCGTCACGCCGTTCGCACGTGTCGACGTGTGGCCGACACACTGGTCGCCGTTCGCGGTCGTGTCCACGTTCGTGGTCGTGTCCACGTTCGTCGTCGTGTCCCCGTCCACGCTCGCACCGCGTCTCGGCCCCGCGGCGTCGACCCCCGAGCCCACGCTCGCGACGGCTCGGACCCCCTCGGCGTCGGCCGCGACACCACCCGTCGCCGCGCCCGTCCCAGCGGCCGGCGCGGCGGCGACGACGCCCGCCACCGGCCCACCGACGAGAAGTGCGACGACGGCTCCCAGCAGTAGCACGTCGTTGTCTGACACGACCACGACTGCGGTCGTCCCCGAGAAGTGTCTTCTCATTCTTCCGACCGGGTCGGCGGGTGTAGGAGGTGTCGCGTGTGCCTCGGCGAGCGAGGCGGCACGTCGGATGGACAAGAATAAATGTCCCGCTGGCGAAGCCTCGGCTCACAATGAGTGGTAAGTCGAAGGCGAAGAAGAAGCGGCTGGGCAAACTGGAGAAGCAGAACAGCCGGGTGCCCGCGTGGGTCATGATGAAGACGGACATGGGGACGACGCGCAACCCGAAGCGACGCCACTGGCGGCGCAGCGACACGGACGAGTGACCGATGAGCGCGAGTGACTTCGAGGAGCGGGTCGTCACCGTCCCGCTGCGCGACGCGAAGCAGGCACCGACCCAGGAGATGGCGGACCGTGCGATGTCGCTGATCCGCGGCCACCTGAGCAAGCACTTCTCCGTCGAGGAGGACGACGTGCGTCTCGACCCGGCGCTCAACGAGGCCGTCTGGGCGCAGGGACGCAACAAGCCGCCGAGTTCGATCCGGGTCCGTGCGGCACGGTTCGACGAGGACGGCGAGGTCGTCGTCGAGGCGGAACCGGCCTGACTCAGGCGTGTTACGAACTTCGTTCACTGGATCGTCGTACGTGGGTGTGTACGCCCGCGCGACCGACGACGTGCTGTTGATCGACCCCGCAGTCGACGACGACGTGACGACTGCCATCGCCGAGGAGCTGTCGGTGACCGCAGTCGAGACGACCGTCGGCGGCTCCGGGACGGTCGGCTCGCTGACGGTCGCCAACGAGACCGGCGTCGTCGTCTCCGATCAGGCGACCGACGAGGAGATCGATCTGATCGCCGACGCGACAGACGGCGCGGTCGCGCGGATTCCGGGGCGGCTCAACGCCGCCGGCAACGTCGTCTTGGCCAACGACACCGGGGCGGTCGTCCACCCAGAGTTGACCGACGAGGCGGTGTCGGTCGTCGAGGACACCCTCGACGTGCCGGTCACGGACGGTCGACTCGCGGACGTCCAGACCGTCGGGACGGCCGCCGTCGCGACGGAGGACGGCGTAATCTGTCACCCACAGGCGACCGAAGAACAGTTGACGGCGATCGAGGAGCACCTCGACGTGTACGCCGACCTCGGGACGGTCAACTACGGCGCGCCGCTCGTCGGCTCCGGGGTGATCGCCAACGAGGCCGACTACGTCGCCGGCGAGGACACCACGGGGCCGGAGCTCGGACGGATCGAGGACACGCTCGGCTACATCTGACGAGGAGCCGCGACGGCGGCGTCACGGGTGATCGTCGCCGCCCACCTCGTTCTCTCTCGACGCCCCGACTACGACGGACTCCGGGACGAGTCGTCGACTAGTTCTCCGACAACTCCGCGACCGCCTGTTCGAGCCGGCGGTCGAGTTCGTCGAGCCGGCTGGCGAGCAGCGCCTCCGCGGCCGCCGGCAGTTCGCGACCGGTGTCCAGCGTGCGCCGGATCGCTCGGAGTTGGTTCCGGAGTGCGCCGAGGCGGTTCGCCGCCGCACGTCGGTTCCCGTCGCCGATGGCGTCGAGGGCGTTCCGTGCGGCCGCGATGGCGTTGTCGAGCCGTCGCAGCACCTGGTCGATCGGGTCCGGTGGGCTCGTCGACCCGTCCGTCGCAGCGTGCCACGCGTCGCCGTCCGAACCGCTCGCACTCCCGGAGCCGTCGCCGTTCGTGTCGTCGTCCGTCGGCGTCGCCGTCGGAGTGTCGTACGGCGTCCGTGTCGGAGTGGCAGTCGGCGTCGCGGTGTCGGTCGGTGTCGTGGCGTCGTCGCCGTCGTCCCGCGGACCGCGCCCGCCACCGGTGTCCGTCGCCGTCCGAGGACCGCGTCCGCGGTCGTCGTCCGCCTCGGTCGCGGTGGTCGTCTCGGTCGGGACCGTAGTCTGGGTCTCGGATGCGGTCTCGGTCGGTGTCTCTGTGGCAGTCTCGGTCCGTCTCCCGGAGGTGGTCGCGGTCGGTGAGTCCGTTCCTGGCTCGGTCTCGGTCGCGGACGCGCCGCCACCACGTCCCTTCCCGCGCGCGGCGGGGTCGCGGGCGTCCGCCGGGACCGCCGCGTCGACGGACTCCCCGTCTCTGACGGCCGCGACCTGTGCGCGCGTCTCCCGGAGGAACGTCTCGAGGAACGTCGTCAACGACGTCACGCCGGTCTCGACTGCGGGGACGGTCGCGGTCGCCTGGTCGGCCGCCGGATTGACGCGGTAGGCACCGACGCGCCCCTCGGTGTCCTCGACACTCGCCGTGTAGGCGCCCGCGCTGTGGACGTACACCGCGGCGCGACCGTCCTCGTCCGGCAGGGCGTCGTACACGCGGCCGCCGAAGTCGTCCGTGATCGACACACGCCGAACGTCTGGTCCGTCCGCGCTCGTGGCAGCACGGAACTTCACCGCCGCGTCCGACGGCGTCACGACCGTCTCGCCGTCCGTCCCGACGGCGGTGACTCGCGCGTCGGGGATCGTCTCGCTCGTCGGCGTGGCAGACGGACTCCCCCCGTCCGCCACCCCGGTCGTCGTCCGTCGTTCGCCGCCGGTCGTCGCCGTGTTGCGCGGTGTCGCCTCCGTCCCGTCCGTCGGGGTCGTCTCCGTTCCCGCCGTATCGGCCCCGTCGGGAACGTGCCGGAACCGACTACTGTACGGCGCGGCACCCGGCGCGTCGACGGTGAGCCTGTGTTCGCCCGACTCGACGCCGACGGCCGCGAGGACGCCGCGGAACGAGGAGAGTTCCGTCGACTCGGACTCCAACAGCGCCCGCACCTCCACCCGCGGCTCGCGCGTCTCGACGCCGTTGTTCCCCGGCGCGTCCGCCGTCGGCGTCGCCTCGCGGAGGCGAGTGACGACGGCGCCGCCGGTCGCGAGTGGGCCCGGCTCGCCCACGTCGAACCGCGCCGCGAGTTCCGCGCGGTGAGCGTCCTCCGTCACGTCCGCGATGGGGTCGTCGAACCGCGGCTGCTCCCACGGCACGCCGACCGACGTGAGGTGGCTCGCGGCCGCGTCCTCCGCGAACGTCGGGATCGGGTACTCGAAGCGCAACTGCGGGCCGGTGAACGCGTCGATCTCCGTGACCGCCTCGATCGGTGTCAGCGTGTACGTCGCGTCTGCGTCGCCGGTGGCCGTCTCTCCGTCAGTGTCCCCCGCGTCCGCGTCTCCGGTGTCGCTGGCTCCGGCGCCCGTTCGGTCCTCGTGGACCAACACCGGACCTGGCTCTCTGGCCGGGAGGTCGTCCGGCACCTCGCCGTCGCGCAGCGTCACCGACGCCGGGACGAAGTCCTCGCGGTCCACGTCCGGGAGTTCCGGGTGTTCGAACAGGGGCGTCCCGTCCAACTCGGGGACTGCGAACGGGAGTCGGAACCCCTCGTCGCGTGGCAACCCGTACGCGAGTGGGACGCCAATCCGGTCGAGGAGGCGGTTCGTCACGTCGGCCGTCTCCGTCTGGACCGCGAACCGTTCGAAGGTGTCGCGCGTCTCGTTGACGCCGAGTGCCGACGAGTGGCTGCCCACCTCCGCGATCACGCTCGGCCGGTCGGTCGCCGGGTCGATGTACTCGTTGTTCGGCACCCGCCGCGAGTGGGCGCTGGCGACGTACAACACCGGGTCCTCGGTCGCCGCGTCGACGAACACCTGCAACAGCTCCCAGTCGTGCCAGTGGAAGTTCGTGGTGAACTGGTCGAAGGCGCTGTACAACCAGTACTGGACGACGACGAGGTCCGTCCCCTCGTAGCGAACCACGTCGTGGAACACCGTCGGCGCAGGTGGGCCGTCACTCGCTCCCCTGTCGGCGCTGTACCCCGCGAGTGCGTCGAACCCGTCGACGACCGTCCGGCCGTCGCGCTCGCTCGTGTACCGGCGAGGGTCCGTCGGGAACCACCGCTCCGCAGCCCCGAAGTGGAGGTCCGGTGCGAACTGTGCCGCCAGCGTCGTCGCGGTGTCGTCGTCGACGCCCGTCGTGTCCGGTCGCTCACCGCCGTCGAGGAGTGCACCGGCCCCGAGCACACCGGCACCGAGTGCGGCCCCACCGGCGAGTGCCCGGCGGCGCGTGAGTGTCGGGAGTCGGTCGCGCTGCGAGTCGCCACTCGCGGGTTCGTCCGTCGACCGTTCCGCGTCGGCACCCCCCGTGTCTCCACTCTCTCCGTCCTCTGTCCCCATCGTCTCCCTCCGTCTCCGCCACTCGCGGTGGTAAGTCTTCGGGCGACACCGAGTGGCACCACCCGACGCGACCGACAGAGCGAAACCCTCGGGTCGCGACCCGCCGGACATGCGCGCGGCGTTGATCGTCCTCGACGGGTGGGCACTCGGGGACCACGATAGACGCG
This window encodes:
- a CDS encoding 50S ribosomal protein L39e; protein product: MSGKSKAKKKRLGKLEKQNSRVPAWVMMKTDMGTTRNPKRRHWRRSDTDE
- a CDS encoding 50S ribosomal protein L31e, which codes for MSASDFEERVVTVPLRDAKQAPTQEMADRAMSLIRGHLSKHFSVEEDDVRLDPALNEAVWAQGRNKPPSSIRVRAARFDEDGEVVVEAEPA
- a CDS encoding translation initiation factor IF-6; protein product: MLRTSFTGSSYVGVYARATDDVLLIDPAVDDDVTTAIAEELSVTAVETTVGGSGTVGSLTVANETGVVVSDQATDEEIDLIADATDGAVARIPGRLNAAGNVVLANDTGAVVHPELTDEAVSVVEDTLDVPVTDGRLADVQTVGTAAVATEDGVICHPQATEEQLTAIEEHLDVYADLGTVNYGAPLVGSGVIANEADYVAGEDTTGPELGRIEDTLGYI